In the genome of Alphaproteobacteria bacterium, one region contains:
- a CDS encoding DUF2833 domain-containing protein produces the protein MTIKYFDGDLTIRHSTIIDAIEMAPNLRKEEIDEVKASDGMTTLEALLFGYNNSQACYTAIYKGKPIAMFGHLPISLIGQKSVVWMLTTPDVLKIKKKFMILSKKIINYLLEMYPYLTNYVDARYSQSIKWLKWCGAEIGPAEKYGPYGYPFHPFLFKRS, from the coding sequence CAAATATTTTGATGGAGACTTAACAATAAGGCATTCGACCATAATTGACGCAATAGAAATGGCTCCAAACCTAAGGAAAGAGGAAATCGACGAAGTTAAAGCGTCGGACGGCATGACAACATTGGAGGCGTTATTATTTGGATACAATAATAGTCAAGCGTGTTACACGGCTATTTATAAAGGAAAACCAATTGCAATGTTCGGTCATTTGCCAATTTCTTTGATCGGACAAAAATCTGTTGTGTGGATGCTCACAACGCCAGACGTTCTGAAGATTAAAAAGAAATTCATGATTTTAAGTAAGAAAATAATAAATTATTTGCTTGAAATGTACCCATATTTAACAAACTATGTGGATGCTAGGTATTCGCAATCAATTAAATGGCTTAAATGGTGTGGGGCAGAAATAGGGCCAGCGGAAAAATACGGGCCGTATGGCTATCCGTTTCATCCGT